In Oryctolagus cuniculus chromosome 18, mOryCun1.1, whole genome shotgun sequence, the DNA window cttTAACACTTTAATGCAGTTCCAGCCGCTTCTCCGGTTCATTTCAGCTCCTTcacggccaggcctgggggcagggactgCTTCAGCTTCTCGGCCTTCTCCTTGTCCGTGATGACCAGCGTGTAGAGGTAGCGGCTGCAGCGCACCTTGAACTTCACGTTGTCCTTGTTCTTCTTGATATTGACGGACTTGGCATCCTTCCGCCGGGCCGTGAGCAGGAAGTCCTTGATCTCCTCGATTTTCCGGGGCATGGCGACCAGGCCGTGGACCAGCACCCACTTCGCCGGAACACCGCCGGGAAGCGACTCACGGCAGCAGCGAGAAGGGAGAGAGgcggaaaagaaaagaaaggattcTTAACACCTTCCTGACATAAACTACACATAGTAGATTGTCATAACCAAATGACAGAAAAagcccaaaaaacaaacaaaaaacttctaCAAGGACATCTGCTCAGAAACTGTGTATTCAACCTTTGACTAATGTCACCATGGTTATTAATCATTGTGGTCAAACACTGTTTCAGAATATTTGACGTGATCCTCAAGTTTGCCTTCAACTTTCCCTTGCGTCATCTGTTCAAATGTGCTTGCTGTTTATAGTAAGGCAAGCACACTCCCGTTAATAACTATTGCTTGGCTGTTTGTATTCAGGTTGACACCGAAGCACAAGCACGCTCTGAGGCCGTGAACAGCAGCAGACGCACTCCCACCGGCAGTAAAGGGTCACGCACCACCGGCCGGCGGTCAGGGCCCAAGGCAGCCCCTGCTTTAGCCTCCCGGACTCCGCTCTGTGCTCCCCACCCACCAGCCAGAATTTCCACACCTGGGGGCTGAGATCTGGAGGACCCCGTCCCACACTGCCGGGCTCCAGGGCCACACTACAAGGCCCAGGAGTCCCCACGGCGGAACCGGCGTGGCGTGGCCGCCAGACGGGATTTTTCCCGGGAACGCACGCGAAGCGCCGCGTGGCACGGACTCCGCGACCATCGCTGCCCCCTGAGAATCCCGGGCCCTCCGGGAACTCCACCGGGCTGCGGTTGTGACGTCACCGCCGACTCTGTTGTGATGTCATTGGCGCGTGAGCGTTTCTAGAAGGCCGCGGTTTGGGGTGCCCTCGGCCGTGAGCGGGGGCGAGGTGGTCTCCACGGCGACGCTATCCCAGCGGGGAAGGCAGGTGAGTCCCGGGCTGCAGATTCCAGGGAAACGGTGTTCCAGGCCACAGACTTGGGGTCCGAGAGTTTTAGAGGCAGAAGCAGCCTTAAGTTTTAGAGTTGAGAAGAGGGGGAGACTGTGCTAAGATCCCGGTCTTTCCCCGCAGGAATCCTCACCCGGAGACCTCTGTGGGGCTCCTGTGTCTCCGATCTTGTTCTGTGCGGACCGCACTGCTCTGGTCTCTTCTCTCACTCGCTTTAAGTGTCGTCTTCAACTCACGGTGAacgcagatttttttttttcttaagatttatttaactacttcaaagtcagagttacacagaaaggaagagaggaggagaggcggagagagggaggtcttccatccgctggtttattccccagttggcggcaatggccggagctgagccgatccaaagccacgagccaggagcctcctccgggtctcccacgcgggtgcagttgggccatcttccactgccctcccaggcctcagcagagagctggatgggaagtggagcagccgggtctcgaaccggcacccatatggaatgcagcttcaggctagggtgttaattAATGCatccaccacagcgccagccccgcaaagatttatttatttgaaagtcagagttacagagagacagagagggagagacacacacaatcttccatacactggttcatacctcaaatggctacatggctggggcagggttggtctgaagccgggagcttcttccgggtttccttgtgggtgcaggggcccaaggacttgggccatcttctctttttttttaaatcttttttaaagaaaacttttatttaataaatataaatttcgaaagtacaacttttggattatagttgtTTTACCCTCCCCCAATAACCACCTCCCAGCcgtaaaccatcccatctccttcgtactccctctcccatcccattcttcattaagattcattttaaattatctttgtatacagaagatcaacttagtatatactaagtaaagattttaacagtttgcacccagacacacaaagtataaaggactgtttgaagactagttttactgttaattctcatagtacaacacattatggacagagaccctacatggggcgtaagtgcacagtgactcctgttgttgatttaacaatcgacactcttatttatgacatcagtaatcacccgatgctcttgtcatgagctgtcaaggctatggaagcctcttgagttcacgaaCTTCAgccttatttagacaagcccACAAttgaagtggaagttctttcttcccttcagagaaaggtacctccttctttgacggcctgttcttttcactgggatctcactcacagagatctttcatttaggtaattttttgccatagtgtcttggcttttcatgcctgagaaattctcatgggctttttagccagatctgaataccttaagggctgattctgaggccagagtgctgtttagggcatttgccattctatgagtctgctgtgtatgctgcttcccaaagttggattgttctctcctttttaattcttttttttatttttaaatttttttcaggcagagttagacagtgagagagagagagagagacagagagaaaggtcttccttttcccattggttcaccccccaagtggccgctatggccagcgtgttgtggcctgcatgctgcgcctatccgaagccaggagccaggtgcttcctcctggtctccactgtgggtgcagggcccaaggacctgggccatgctccactgcactcccaggccacagcagcgagctggactggaagaggagcaacctggacagaatctggggccccaaccaggactagaaccctgggtgccagcgccaccaagcagaggattagcctagtgagtcgccgTGCCAGCCTCCTTTTTAGTTCTGTCAATTATTTTTAGCagatactggtcttatttatgtgatccttttgacacttaatcctatctttatgatcaatgaTAAACTTAaaatctttatgatcaattatgaactcaaattgatcactttaactagtaagatgacattggtacctgccaacttaatgggatttgaagtcccatggcatgtttctaactttcCCATTAGGCtcttgctttctcagaccattagagggagctggatcagaagagcagcaaccaggacccaaacccacgcccatatgggatgctggtgttgcaggccgcagcttaacctgctactccacaatgctgcccctggCGAAAGCCTTTTAATTAAGGCTGTACACTTAGTCTTTTTTTATTCCCCAGGATGACACTGTAAAGTCTTTATTGTAGTATTTTCTACTCATTTTTAATATTCACAAAATAATCTTCTCGGTAGGTAAAATGTTCAGAAGGGTATACACTTCTCACCCCTAGCCTACCCAGCCAGATAACTGTCTCACTCCAAAAGCAGTGAATTTTACTAGTTTTTGTtttgagctttttcttttttgttttgtattttcttatctTAAGGGAAATTCTGTACATTTATTGTAGGCTGTGTATACCTTATATGAAATGCTTGGGATtagaagtgttttggatttcacattttttcaggtttttgaatattttcatatatagagTGAGGTAACTTGGGGGTAGGAACCAAATCTAAATACAGAATTCATTTGTTTCACAAACACCTTATACACATATTCTTAAGgtaatttattcaaaatttaaatgGCTTGACGTTTTTCACTTGAAGCATTTTATTGGTGCTCAAAAAAGTCTCAGATTTTCAGAATAAGAGATCTTCAACCTGTGTGGTGTTGTTTTTCAAGCTGTGGGATTGTCACCTAATCTGTTGTGTGTTAAAATTGATTTACTGAGCCCTAATCAagattttcattatctttttataGTGAAAAATTCAAACATGTGTACAAATAAAATGGTAATGAACCCCCATGTCACTCCCTTGCCCAGCTTCACTGATTTACTCATGGCCAATCTTCTTTTATAAATTTGCCTATCTCAGGATTCTTTTGAAGCAATTACAATATGTCATACCATTTCATCTATAGATATTTAAATATGCATGTGAAtgatagtcttttaaaaaacctaaCCACAATGTCATTATTAgctctttaataaaaaatacattcttttaatAGAATCAGATATGTAGTTAGTACTCAGATTTTCCCACAGGGCAGGCAActgtttttatattaaagtttCTTTGTCTAGGTCCAAAAAAGATCCATATATTATCATTGTTTGATAAATCTTATAATCTATGAAgtctgtagtttcttttttttttcaaaaaaaaaaaaaagcttatttatttatttatttgagaggtagagttacagacagtgagagggagagacagagagaaaggtcttctttccattggttcattccccaaatggctccaactattggagctgtgcctatctgaagccagaagccaggtgcttcttcctggtctcccatggagtgcagggcccaagcacttgggccaccctccactgccttcctgggccacagcacagagctggattggaagaggagcagccgggactagaactggtacccatatgggatgctggcgccgcagtcaattaacctactgcgccacggcgctggccccagaaatctgTAGTTTCTtacctcattctctctccctctcccatcttcctttttatttgcaaagtatttgttgaagaaactgggTGATCTATCCTATAGAATTTTGCATGGTTTGTATTTCACCATCAGTAAAATGATGGCATGATATTATTAAaccactcctccctctcttctctagGTAAAGCTAGAGATTTGATCAGGTGCAGgcttattttcttcttccatcccttcctctgttccttccttccttcctcctttccttcctttttctgtaaTTTAGCAAATGATTCCATAGACAGTAATGTATACTTCCAACAGGAGGCACATAATGTCTGCTTATCTCaatgttcattccctaaatggaaTGTTTCCATGAAGTATAAATTCTCTTCAGcacctgattttttattttaaggtgtAGATTGTTCAAGGGGAGCAGAACAAATTCtttctcttaacagttttcaagaagaagaaataatgaaTATTGACATAAATGTCTTTTCTCAtggatcaataaatttttaaagttataatagaggatttcatatattttaggtATTTTAGTTTATTGTACTTGTTATCTTTATGTATACTTAAATTATTGTTGTCTCATATATGACCACTTAGAGCCTTTTGAGGCTGGCTCATGGACCCTTTTGACTTAATCCTAGCTTGTAACAGCCCCCACTTAGCACTAAATTTGGAAACCAGAACtgaattcagatctcccacattggtggcaggaacccagttactagAACCATAACCACTGGCagtcctagggtctgcattagtgggaagctggaatcaggaggcatAACCAGTTACCAAATACAGGTTCTCCGATGTAGGATGGGGGCATCCTAAACagcatcttaaaaaagaaaaaattgaggggctggtgctgtggcatagcaggtaaa includes these proteins:
- the LOC100352574 gene encoding large ribosomal subunit protein eL38, which gives rise to MPRKIEEIKDFLLTARRKDAKSVNIKKNKDNVKFKVRCSRYLYTLVITDKEKAEKLKQSLPPGLAVKELK